In the Pectinatus sottacetonis genome, CTATAAAATAGTTAATAAAAAATACACAATCAATGAGATACAACGCCCATGTGTTATTAAAATATTTCAAGATTATGCTGCCGGCAAGCGGTTGACTGACATTATCGCTGATCTCAATACTGCTCCTGATTATGCAGGTAAAGGCAGCATATGGAATAAGTGTTCGCTGCATCATATGTTTGCCAATAAAAAATATATAGGGATATATAATGCTATAATGCGCAAGGATTGAGCATTTTTGATGCGATTCCGCCAATTGTTCAGGCAAAGTTGTTTATAAGGTGCAGCAACGGCAACTGTTAAATAAGCATCATCCTGGAACAGGTAAGGCAAAAGTTAATTATTTGTTGTCTGGTAAAATCTTTTGTGGCCTTTGTGATAGTTATATGAATGGGCATAGTGGTACTAGTAAAACCGGCAAGATATATTATCATTATCATTGCAGAAATAAAGATTGCCGACGAATGCTGCGCAAAGATTATATTGAAAAGTTAGTAGTCGATGCAACTACTCAGTATATATTAATTCCTAATAATTTTAATGAAATAGCTAAGCGGTGTATAGCTATTTACAAGGAAGAACAACAGGTTGAAGATAAAACAAATAGTTTTGAGCAACAGTTTGCTGCCGTTAAATATAAGATAGATAATGTTATGAAAGCAATAGAAGCAGGTATTATGACCGATACTACAAAGTCACGATTGACACAGCTTGAAAATGATAAGCAAAATATTGTAAAAGAAATGAAAACCAGCAGATCAATAATAATCTGCCGGAATTATCCGAAGAACATATCATATATATGCTAACTTATTTTATAAGCACCGCGCTGATACTAATTTTTACGATAAAATTATTGATGGGTTTATTCATAAAGTTTACGTGTATGATAATTCTATATGTGTAATATACAATCTCATTGATTCTAGCAAAGATATCACTAAAGCCGATATTGACGCGCTTTATATGAGTTTGTATATTGACTTGACTGGTGGAGACGAGGAGAATCGAACTCCTGTCCGAAAACATTGCTGCACAAGTTTCTCCGAGCGCATTATGTGTTTATTTATCAGATAATAAAGCTACACAAACAAACCTTCATTATCCTATCTCGATAAAATTTCCCAATATTCTCCGAGAATTGAATACAAGGTATCCCACTATTGTCCTCTTTTTGCTTCACGTGGGAAAAGAAACAAAAGAGGTTAGCATTAAGCTGCTAAAGCGTAATTATCGTTAGCTTTTATATTTAAATAAAAGTAGATTCACCTTACTAACGGGTTGATGACCCCCCGGCTCGCTTCTCGTACAACATCTGTTCCCGTCGAAACCATTACGTCCCCCTTACTGTATTACTACAACTAAAATAGTATAACATGCTTTTGAGTATCAGTCAAATTTGCTAAGGTTTTATTTAAAATAAAATATAGAAAAAAATTATACTAGAATATATAAACAATATATAAATTTTATATAAAAATTGATTTAATCTAAAATATTTGAATTTTTTATTATTGGATGCTATAATTATTTTATTTAGTATGAATCACAAATTTAATTTGATAAGTTTAAAATTATTAAATAATATATTATATAACATTTAATAATATGCTATATAATATATATTATTATGATTAAATGTTGAAAATTGTGCTAATATATAATATAATCTTTTTCATTGCTGTAGTTATTTTTGTAGGAAAAGTGTATATAGTATAGAAAAAAGAAAAAATTTAAAAAATCATATTTATTAAGTAGTGTATTTTATGATACAATAAATACGATTCTATTTTTTGGGGGAATTATATTGACAAGATTAAAAGATGCTGTTGATCATATTGCAAAGGCCGTCATTAAACAGCGTGATTTATTGGACAGATTGGATTCTATTGGCGATAGTGATCATGGCACGAATATGGCACGGGGATTTAATGCTGCAATAGAGGCCTTGGATGCTTTAGAGGACGATAGCACAAAAAATGTACTTCATACGATTGGAACAGCTTTTTCGGAAAATATTGGTGGAGCATCTGGCCCTTTATATGCAACAGCTTTTTTACGTGCTGCATCTGTTTGTGATAAGGATACCACATTCAATATAGAAAATGTTGAGAAACTCTTAGGAGCAGCTATAGAAGGAATAAAGAAACGCGGACATTCTGATGTGGGTGAAAAAACTATGCTTGATGTGCTGGTTCCTGTATATAGATGTTTTACACCAGAACAGGCAAAAGATAAAACCTTATATCAATGTATAGAAGCTGCAGTAAAAGCGGCTAAAAAAGGCATTGACTATACAAAAACTATTCCAGCAACAAAGGGACGTGCATCATATATTGGTGAACGTAGTGTGGGACATGAAGATCCTGGTGGGATGTCCTCATTGATAATGGTACGTGAATTATTTAATTTCTTAAAATACTGATAATATTTACTATATCTATTTATAGATATAGTAAATATTATTTCTGAAAATTGTTAATAATTAATTATTTACTATTGAAAAAATTGATAATTATTGCTATAATAATATTAGAAAGTACAGATGATATTGATAATTATAATTGTACTTTCTCAGCCATTGTAAATGTGTTATAATAGGGACGGAATATTATTTATAACATATTTGATAAAATGGTAGTGATCCTTCCGCTTCTAGGTGGCATATAGTGGTGGACGAATGATGACAGGACCGCGGGGCATGCAAATTTAACTTGCTGATGGTTTAGTTTCTTATTAAGCAGTTATATTTCTACTTAAAATACTGTATAGGTTAAATAGTGGAAATGTGTCACCATTGGGATCATAAAATATTATATGACAGGGAGTGAGAGAATATAAAAAAATTATATTTATTTATCTCATGGCAAGTTCACTGAAGTGTAATGGTTTTGGAATTACCAAAGATTATTATATAAAAGAGACACTATAATGTGGATTCTGTTTATGAGATAACAGTCTTTTATATAATGCGCATTATAAATTATGATTTTAGGTTGAATAACGAAGTTTTTTATCTTTATAAGTGTGGAATGGAATATACCTTATAGGGTTTATCCAATTTTAACAAAAAGTTGTTTCATATTTAACTTTTGTAACTAGAATTCTCCACTTCTAAAGTGGTGGGGTGAGTATGTCACTTTATAATTAATGATAATGAAAAGCGCATTAATGTTATAGTCGACTATGTTGTTTTATAAAGTATGTATTATCTCGCGAATAATATGTACAGACAAAAAAATGAAGAGGGAATTAGTATTGAATTATAATTAGAGCAGCTTGTATTTTATTACAAGCTGCTTTTTATGTATCATTAGCAAAATATAATGTAGTGATAAGGATAGTAAATATTTAAAGGTTTCAAAATAGTATAGCGTACTGATTTTTAAAATCAGTACGCTATACTATTTAAAAATTATTATTTTAAAGCTTCTTTTAACTTAGCATTTGTATCTTTTGCACTGTCAACACTTTTCTGGAACATTTCTTTTTCTTTAGCATCAAGTGGAAGTTCAAGGATTTTTTCAATACCGTTTTTACCAAGAACTACAGGAACACCAGCACAAACATCTTTTTCGCCATATTCTCCATCTAATAAAGCAATGCAGGATAATGTTTTACCAGTGTTTTTAGCAATTGCTTCAGCCATAGTAGCAGCTGTAGTACCAGGAGCATACCATGCAGAAGTACCGAGCAGTTTAGTCAAAGTGCCACCGCCTACCTGAGTAGCATGTTCTATTTCAGTTAATTTATCTGCGGAAAGATATTCACTGACAGGAACACCTTTGTAAGTAGCCATGCGTGTAAGAGGAACCATTAAATCTCCATGTGCACCGATTACCATAGCATCAATATCACCCACAGGGCAGCCAATTGCTTGTGCTAAGTAATATTCAAAACGGCTTCCATCTAAAAGACCGCTCATACCTATTACACGTTCACGTGGTAATCCACTATCTTTTAATGCAAGATATGTAAGGGTATCAACAGGATTAGAAATAATGAGGAATGTAGCATTAGGTGAGTGCTTTAAGGCTTCATCCATAACAGACTTTACGATTTTGGAATTTACACCAATAAGATCAGTACGACTCATACCTGGTTTACGAGGCATACCCGAAGTTATAATTACAATATCAGAATTTTCAGTCTTAGAATAATCATTTGTAATACCAGTAATTTTTGTATCAATATGCATCATGTTAACAGTCTGCATCATGTCCATTGCTTTACCTTCAGCAACGCCATCTTTAATATCAAGCAATACTACTTCATCAGCGAAATTTTTTAAAGCTAGGACATTTGCAGCGGTAGCGCCTACGTTACCAGCACCAATTACAGAAATTTTCATATTGAGAATCCTCCTTAAAATTTTAGATCTTAAAAGCCCTCTTTATTAAAAGTATAATACAATAGCACTTATAAGTAAAGCGTTTGTCTATTGAATAATAAAAATAATATATACCAAATGTATACATGTATGGCAATAATAAAAAGATTTATATTTTTTATATAAAAAATGGTGTAATATATATTTATATAGGAAATTTATTTTCAGAGGTGGATATCTTGTGAAATTTAATGGGTGGGATAAAATTTTTTTACACACTGAAGATGGTAAAGAGGTTAAAGCGTCTGCGCCGATTATTATATCGGCCAGCAGAGCTACTGATATACCTGCATTTCATTATGATTGGTTCATAAATCGATTGCAGAAGGGATACGTTAAATGGCTGAATCCGTTTAACCAGAAAATTCAGTATGTATCTTTTGCCAAAACCAGAGTAATTGTATTTTGGAGTAAAAATCCAAATAATATAATAAGGTATTTACCTATTATTGATAATATGGGAATAAATTATTATTTTACATATACTCTAAATGATTATGAAATAGAAGATTTGGAACCCAATCTGCCTTCGTTGGGAAAAAGAATAGAAACATTTTTAAAGTTGTCAGTTTTACTTGGTAAAGAAAAAGTTATTTGGCGTTTTGATCCATTAATATTAACGCAGACTATAGATGCAGGCAGATTACTGCAGAAAATTAAACATGTGGGTGATAAAATATATAAATATACTACTAAGCTTATAATCAGTTTTGCTGATATAAATAATTATAAAAAAGTTCAGAGAAATCTGCAAAAATATGGTGTTGGATATAAAGAATTTGATAGTGCCAGTATGAATAAACTTGCTAAAGGATTGCAATTACTAAATAAGAAATGGAAACTTTCACTGGCAACATGTGGCGAAGAAATAGATTTGAAAAAATATGGTATTGAAAAAAATAAATGCATAGATGATAAATTAATGGTTAAACTTTTTGCTGATGATAAAATATTGATGGACTTTTTGGGGTATTCAAATTATCAGATGAATTTATTTTCTTCGGAACCAGTATATAATAATAAAATTCAATTAAAAGATAGTGGACAGCGCAGCAGCTGCGGCTGTATTGCTAGCAAGGATATAGGACAATATAATACCTGTATGCATTTGTGTAAGTATTGTTATGCCAATTCATCTCCAGAAACCGTAATAAAAAATTTTCGCCGGCTGGACAAAAATGGTGAGGCTGTTTTATCAGAGAAGAAAATTCTCTAAACTCACTTATAGTTAATTGTATGGAATTTGCTTTACATTAAAAAAATTGATATATTATAAAATATCTTGGTTAAATTTTAAAATACTGTAACTTAGGAGAATTTTTATGAAAAAATTTATTGCTGAATTTAAAAGTTTTGCTATGCGGGGCAATGTAATAGATTTAGCTGTGGGGGTTATTGTTGGTTCAGCATTTGGCAAAATAGTGAGTTCGCTGGTAACTAACATAATTATGCCGCCAATAGGACTTTTGCTGGGCGGAGTAAAATTTTCCAGTTTCTTTATTAATCTCGGCGATAAACATGTGACGACACTTGAAGAAGCACAGGCGGCTAATGTACCGGTTATTGCCTATGGTGCTTTTTTGGATACTGTTATAGAGTTTTTTATAATATCTTTAGCCGTATTTGTTGTGGTTAAACAGGTTAACAAATTAAAACCAAAATCTGAATCATTGCCAAAACCGCGGTTATGTCCCTATTGCAAACAACCGATTGCCGATAATGCAGTACGCTGCCCACACTGTACATCTATGCTTACAGAAAAATAAATTACTATGATAATTAAAAGACATGCCATTGCTTTATATTTCAGTGGTAATGCGACAGGGGAGGTCTGTCAAATCTTCAGAATTTATAGGATAAGTATGAACTAAAAATGATTGGTTATTAGCCTTAGTATATAATGTTCCTACAATAATATATATATCCATAAGTATTCCTCATTAAATAAAGATAATGGATATATTTAGCTAGTGTTATTTTTATAAGTAGTAAAAAAACTAACCACCCAGTTTAGATGGTTAGTTTTTTCATTTTATAGGGTTATAGGTTAAAAATTTCGTTTGATAATTATAAAGCACCAACTAGGTTAATACCAGGTTTCAGTGTCTTAGAACCGGGGTGCCATTTTGCAGGGCAAACTTCTCCATTATGTTCAGCTACAAATTGGCAGGCTTCCACTTTACGCAAGAGTTCATCAGCATTTCTACCGACGCTGCCAGCAATAACTTCGTAGCTAACTATTTTCCCTTCAGGGTTAATTATAAATGAACCCCGATCAGCGACACCTGAATCATTAATTAATACATCGAAATCTCGGGCAATTTTACCTGTCGGATCACCAAGCATGGGAAATTTTACTTTTTTTATTCTGTCAGAGGCATCGTGCCAGGCTTTATGAACAAAATGAGTATCGCAGGAAACGGAATAAACTTCGCAGTTGATTTTTTTGAATTCATCATATAAATTGGCTAAATCTTCCAATTCTGTTGGACAAACAAAGGAAAAATCGGCTGGATAGAAAAAAAAGACAGACCATTTACCTAAGATATCTTTTTTAGTAAATGTTTTAAATGTATCATCAATATATGCTTCGCTGGAAAAATCATTTATTTCCTTGTTTATTAGTGACATGATAACAATCTCCTTAGTAAATAACATTTTATTGTAAATGATAACTATTATCGTTTACAACTAGTACTATAACAGATAATATAAATCTTTGCAAGTCCTATATAATATTTTACCTAAAAAAAACACTTTGCTAATTATTTATTTTAATTAGCAAAGTGTTTTTTTAGTATGTTTCAAATTTAAATTGGTAAAGTAGGCAAGTCATCAAGACTGGATAAACCGAAACATTTTAGAAAATTATTAGTGGTACCATATATTATAGGTCGGCCGACCACTTTTTTTCGTCCTATTTCTTGAATAAGATCGCGTTCCAATAATTTATTTATAATACTATCGGCGCGAACACCGCGAATGTTTTCGATTTCTTGTTTAGTTATAGGTTGCTTAAAGGCAATAATGGAAAGTGTTTCCAGTGCAGGAACAGACAATTTTTTATCAGTTATTTCTGTAAGCTTTTCCAAATATGGAGAAACTTCGGGGATAGTACATATTTGATAGCAATTATTTACTTTTTTTATCATAAGACCGCTGCCGGTCTGTTTCATGTCTTCCTGTAAGCTGGCTATTAACGAATCGATACTTTCTTTGTCAATTTTTAAAATACCGCTTATTTGTTCATTGGACAATGGGTCACCACTCACAAAGAGCATAGCTTCAAGCGGTGCCTTAAATTTGTCATAAAACATTTTCTTCATCATTCCTCAAAAAAATATATATAGGGGAGAAAGAATAGTTTTGTTTTATAGTTATTCTTTTTAATTTTATTAATTCCAGAAGTGCGAGAAAAGCTGTAACCATTTCAGATTTACTATCAAGCTGCGTAAAAGCATCAGTAAATAAGATGCTTTTACTAATTTTTTTTTGTAATAAGGATAGTATAAACAACATCTTATCTTGCACACTGAACTTATCCCTGGATACTTTTTGTATGGTTTTTTGTGATAACTGGCCTTCTAATACATTTTGAAAAGCGGTCCACAAAAGCTGTATATCTAATTCTTGCGGGGGAAGGTGCTGTATGGGTGGTAATATGGACGCACGGTAAAAAATATGTCCCTGTGTAGTAGCCATTTCATCGAGAACACTGCTTATCTCTTTAAATTGCCGATATTCTAATAAACGTTCGACTAGTTCCTGACGAGGATCTTCATTTAATTCGTCATTTTCAACAGTATTACTTTTTTCTGGCAGCAAAATACGTGACTTTATTTGTAAAAGTGTAGCGGCCATTA is a window encoding:
- the scpB gene encoding SMC-Scp complex subunit ScpB gives rise to the protein MMKKMFYDKFKAPLEAMLFVSGDPLSNEQISGILKIDKESIDSLIASLQEDMKQTGSGLMIKKVNNCYQICTIPEVSPYLEKLTEITDKKLSVPALETLSIIAFKQPITKQEIENIRGVRADSIINKLLERDLIQEIGRKKVVGRPIIYGTTNNFLKCFGLSSLDDLPTLPI
- a CDS encoding segregation and condensation protein A, whose translation is MSQEYKVHLKTFEGPLDLLLHLIEKNKINIYDIPIAILTEQYLTYLKQFRSFNIEIASEFLIMAATLLQIKSRILLPEKSNTVENDELNEDPRQELVERLLEYRQFKEISSVLDEMATTQGHIFYRASILPPIQHLPPQELDIQLLWTAFQNVLEGQLSQKTIQKVSRDKFSVQDKMLFILSLLQKKISKSILFTDAFTQLDSKSEMVTAFLALLELIKLKRITIKQNYSFSPIYIFLRNDEENVL
- the ahpC gene encoding alkyl hydroperoxide reductase subunit C; the encoded protein is MSLINKEINDFSSEAYIDDTFKTFTKKDILGKWSVFFFYPADFSFVCPTELEDLANLYDEFKKINCEVYSVSCDTHFVHKAWHDASDRIKKVKFPMLGDPTGKIARDFDVLINDSGVADRGSFIINPEGKIVSYEVIAGSVGRNADELLRKVEACQFVAEHNGEVCPAKWHPGSKTLKPGINLVGAL
- the dhaL gene encoding dihydroxyacetone kinase subunit DhaL, which codes for MTRLKDAVDHIAKAVIKQRDLLDRLDSIGDSDHGTNMARGFNAAIEALDALEDDSTKNVLHTIGTAFSENIGGASGPLYATAFLRAASVCDKDTTFNIENVEKLLGAAIEGIKKRGHSDVGEKTMLDVLVPVYRCFTPEQAKDKTLYQCIEAAVKAAKKGIDYTKTIPATKGRASYIGERSVGHEDPGGMSSLIMVRELFNFLKY
- a CDS encoding zinc ribbon domain-containing protein encodes the protein MQQRQLLNKHHPGTGKAKVNYLLSGKIFCGLCDSYMNGHSGTSKTGKIYYHYHCRNKDCRRMLRKDYIEKLVVDATTQYILIPNNFNEIAKRCIAIYKEEQQVEDKTNSFEQQFAAVKYKIDNVMKAIEAGIMTDTTKSRLTQLENDKQNIVKEMKTSRSIIICRNYPKNISYIC
- the mscL gene encoding large-conductance mechanosensitive channel protein MscL, whose translation is MKKFIAEFKSFAMRGNVIDLAVGVIVGSAFGKIVSSLVTNIIMPPIGLLLGGVKFSSFFINLGDKHVTTLEEAQAANVPVIAYGAFLDTVIEFFIISLAVFVVVKQVNKLKPKSESLPKPRLCPYCKQPIADNAVRCPHCTSMLTEK
- a CDS encoding DUF1848 domain-containing protein, giving the protein MKFNGWDKIFLHTEDGKEVKASAPIIISASRATDIPAFHYDWFINRLQKGYVKWLNPFNQKIQYVSFAKTRVIVFWSKNPNNIIRYLPIIDNMGINYYFTYTLNDYEIEDLEPNLPSLGKRIETFLKLSVLLGKEKVIWRFDPLILTQTIDAGRLLQKIKHVGDKIYKYTTKLIISFADINNYKKVQRNLQKYGVGYKEFDSASMNKLAKGLQLLNKKWKLSLATCGEEIDLKKYGIEKNKCIDDKLMVKLFADDKILMDFLGYSNYQMNLFSSEPVYNNKIQLKDSGQRSSCGCIASKDIGQYNTCMHLCKYCYANSSPETVIKNFRRLDKNGEAVLSEKKIL
- the mdh gene encoding malate dehydrogenase; protein product: MKISVIGAGNVGATAANVLALKNFADEVVLLDIKDGVAEGKAMDMMQTVNMMHIDTKITGITNDYSKTENSDIVIITSGMPRKPGMSRTDLIGVNSKIVKSVMDEALKHSPNATFLIISNPVDTLTYLALKDSGLPRERVIGMSGLLDGSRFEYYLAQAIGCPVGDIDAMVIGAHGDLMVPLTRMATYKGVPVSEYLSADKLTEIEHATQVGGGTLTKLLGTSAWYAPGTTAATMAEAIAKNTGKTLSCIALLDGEYGEKDVCAGVPVVLGKNGIEKILELPLDAKEKEMFQKSVDSAKDTNAKLKEALK
- a CDS encoding recombinase family protein translates to MLEGFAEYYSAELSQKVKRGIKENVRKGLSFGGTCPYGYKIVNKKYTINEIQRPCVIKIFQDYAAGKRLTDIIADLNTAPDYAGKGSIWNKCSLHHMFANKKYIGIYNAIMRKD